The following are from one region of the Siniperca chuatsi isolate FFG_IHB_CAS linkage group LG21, ASM2008510v1, whole genome shotgun sequence genome:
- the st13 gene encoding hsc70-interacting protein, with protein sequence MDPRKVTELKGFVQLCESRPEILHLPELSFLRTWLQNMGATIPSPPNTEDSCQGGCPCGPPPTSASPPEPEPPVRSESEESEIEIDNEGVIEPDTDEPQDMGEVDTIEVSEQMMDQANEKKMEAINALGEGDLQKALDLFTEAIKLNPCLAILYAKRASVYIQMQKPNAAIRDCDRAISINPDSAQPYKWRGKAHRLLGHWEEAARDLATACKLDYDEAASAMLKEVQPKANKIIEHRRKYERKREEKEIKEKQERVKKAREEHARAQREEEARQFGGGFFPGPAGFPGGAPAGMPGLGEFLKDPELLNAMKDPEVMAAFQDVAQNPANIAKYQNNPKIMALVTKLSAKFGASPQP encoded by the exons ATGGACCCACGGAAAGTGACAGAGCTAAAGGGCTTCGTGCAGTTGTGCGAGTCCAGACCCGAGATCCTGCACCTTCCAGAGCTGAGCTTCCTCCGGACCTGGTTGCAGAA CATGGGCGCAACAATCCCTTCCCCACCCAATACAGAGGATTCATGCCAG GGTGGCTGTCCTTGTGGTCCTCCCCCTACATCAGCCTCACCTCCTGAGCCCGAGCCTCCTGTACGGTCTGAGAGTGAGGAGAGTGAAATAG AAATCGACAACGAGGGAGTGATCGAGCCAGACACTGATGAACCACAGGACATGGGAGAGGTCGACACCATTGAG GTCTCAGAGCAGATGATGGACCAGGCCAATGAGAAGAAGATGGAGGCCATTAATGCTCTAGGAGAAG GCGATCTGCAGAAAGCTCTGGATCTTTTTACGGAAGCCATCAAGCTCAACCCCTGCTTAGCCATCCTGTACGCCAAGAGGGCAAG TGTCTACATCCAGATGCAGAAACCCAACGCAGCCATAAGAGACTGTGACAGAGCAATCAGCATCAACCCAGACTCTGCACAGCCTTACAAGTGGAGGGGAAAAGCTCACAG GCTGCTGGGCCACTGGGAGGAGGCAGCCAGGGACCTGGCAACAGCCTGTAAACTGGACTACGACGAGGCCGCCAGTGCGATGCTGAAGGAGGTCCAGCCTAAG gCCAACAAAATCATAGAGCACAGACGCAAATACGAGCgcaaaagagaagagaaggagatcAAGGAGAAACAAGAGCGGGTAAAGAAAGCCAGAGAGGAGCATGCGCGGGCTCAGAGG gaggaggaggcgcgGCAGTTCGGAGGAGGATTTTTCCCAG GTCCTGCTGGATTCCCAGGCGGAGCCCCCGCTGGCATGCCTGGTCTCGGTGAATTCCTGAAGGATCCTGAGCTGCTCAACGCCATGAAG GACCCCGAGGTGATGGCTGCCTTCCAGGATGTGGCACAGAACCCAGCCAACATCGCCAAGTACCAGAACAACCCCAAAATCATGGCCCTCGTCACCAAGCTGAGTGCCAAATTTGGAGCTTCACCACAGCCATAG